CTTAGAATGATCTTGCGGGAAATAGGCGAATCCGGCTGCGTGTCCCCACTCAAAGGTGCCGGCATCAGAAGGGGTGCGGCCAGATAAAATTTCAAGTAGGGTTGACTTTCCAATTCCATTTGGGCCGAGAATGGCAATCTTTTCTCCCCGGCCTACTTCAAATGACACATTTTCTAAGACTTTTTTCTCTCCGTAAGCTTTTTGAATTCCCGTAATTTTTAATGGGGTGACTCCTGATGGACGTGTAATGGGGAATTGTAGGTGGGGAGCTTGTCTAGATGAGGGAGGAAGATAATGTTCTTCCATCGCATTTTCAAGCTTTTCCATCGCTTTCAATTTAGATTGAGCTTGACGAGCCTTGGTCGCCTTTGCACGGAAGCGATCGACAAATTCTTGCAGGTCTTCTTTCTTCTTTTCTTGTTTCGCGAGTTGATTTTCCTTTTGCTCCAATTCCCAGGTCTTAGTTGTTTCAAATTGATCGTAATTTCCTGGGTAAATTTTAACCATTTCGTAGTCTAAATCCATCACGTCAGTTGCAATCCCATTGAGAAAACTTCGATCGTGAGAGCTGACCACCACGGTTCCTGAAAATTGTCGGATGTAATCTTCCAGCCACTTAATCGAGTAAAGATCTAAATGGTTAGTCGGTTCATCCAAGATCAGAACGTCTGGTTGACTGAACAAAACTTGAGCAAGTAAAACGCGCAATTTATAACCACCAGACAAAATTTTTAAAGGTTTGTTGTGAAGATTCGCTTTTAATCCCAATCCTTCTAGCAACTCTCCAATTTGACTTGTTGCAGCATAGCCCTGTTGTTCTTCAATGTGTTTTTCACAATTGGCTAGCTGATGGCATTGGTCTTCACTCAGTATGGCTTCTTGTAGCAGTAGATCTTTTTGTTTCAGTGCATCCCATAAGATAGGTTTTCCCATTAAGACTGTGTCAATCAGTGAGACATTTTCATAAAGGAAGTGATCTTGCTTTAAAGTTCCTAAACGGATCAGAGAAGGCATGAAGATGTCGCCTTTTTCTGGGGTAAGGGTGCCGCTTAGAATCTTGATGAGTGTGGATTTCCCAGATCCATTGGGTCCAACTAATGCATAGTGGCGTCCTGGATTCAGCTGAAAATTGGCGTTCCGAAAAAGAATCTTATCGCCATAGCGCATAGTGAGATTGATTGCAGAGATCATAAAACCTGAAAAAATAAGTTTAACATTGTATTGAACTATCTGAATATAACCGATTTAAAAATAAATTACAATGTCTGTGCAGTGAGCGTGACCTCTGAAAAAAGAGAGTATTGAAATGGGGAAAATTTGACTTTGCAATAAATAGCTAAAACACAAGTAGATGCGAACAATTCATTTTTGTTGAATTTTCAAAAATGCATCTCTCAATACATTTTAAA
This genomic interval from Parachlamydia acanthamoebae contains the following:
- the abc-f gene encoding ribosomal protection-like ABC-F family protein, whose amino-acid sequence is MISAINLTMRYGDKILFRNANFQLNPGRHYALVGPNGSGKSTLIKILSGTLTPEKGDIFMPSLIRLGTLKQDHFLYENVSLIDTVLMGKPILWDALKQKDLLLQEAILSEDQCHQLANCEKHIEEQQGYAATSQIGELLEGLGLKANLHNKPLKILSGGYKLRVLLAQVLFSQPDVLILDEPTNHLDLYSIKWLEDYIRQFSGTVVVSSHDRSFLNGIATDVMDLDYEMVKIYPGNYDQFETTKTWELEQKENQLAKQEKKKEDLQEFVDRFRAKATKARQAQSKLKAMEKLENAMEEHYLPPSSRQAPHLQFPITRPSGVTPLKITGIQKAYGEKKVLENVSFEVGRGEKIAILGPNGIGKSTLLEILSGRTPSDAGTFEWGHAAGFAYFPQDHSKEFNKKSSLLDWLCGSLQDVQEQQARQMLAQVLFSGDDVHKTIEVLSGGEAARLILAKMMLAKQNILIFDEPTNHLDMEAIEALIHSLKTYSGTVLFVSHNRYFVASLASRIIEINETGIHDFHCSYPEYLEKRDVDHLDRSAKRASQASKQSQNKLSYEEQKKQRNLRAQLEKQIKRVEDLCQQLETKIEEIDATMGSEGFYERTSREEQAKLLSKKSKLEEELNQTLEDWEKAHQELNEIEKD